In a genomic window of Acidilobus saccharovorans 345-15:
- a CDS encoding MFS transporter: MEYKWTVLTNTTLGILMAMINSSVLIISLPAIFRGIQLNPLAPSSFDYLLWLLMGYGVVSSSLVVSFGRLSDMYGRVKLYRLGFVIFTVGSVLLSITPGRGTVAAAELVAFRMVQAVGAALLMANSAALITDAFPITERGRALGINQVAGMVGNLVGLILGGVLATVNWRLVFIISVPFGVAGTVWSYLKLRELSRPRREEKVDVIGNLTFISGLVLLLAGITYALEPYHGEAMGWDSPRVIALMSAGAAVLAVFPLVEMRVQYPMFRLELFRSRQFSAGIFAALLAGLALGGLMITLTIMLQGIWLPLHGYSYSSTPFWAGIYMMPMLFGFVALGPLSGALSDKYGARELATGGMLIAFAAMMAMMTLNYNFSYLPFALMIFAVGVGNGMFVAPNTASIMNAVPPEHRGVASGMRSVMTSMANTVSIALYFSLLLSAFEAKLPSAIYSSLVSAGFPQALALEVSRMPPTAALFAAFLGYNPMQVVLQDLPQGVASSIEAGDPSGFKEVMSNTWFPHVIAPPFMYALRFTLMISGVIVVVAAVASALRGRTAPQSLGGK; the protein is encoded by the coding sequence ATGGAGTACAAGTGGACCGTGCTCACCAACACCACGCTTGGGATACTCATGGCTATGATAAACTCCTCCGTGCTCATAATATCGCTCCCTGCCATATTCAGGGGCATCCAGCTTAACCCGCTGGCCCCGAGCTCCTTTGACTACCTTCTCTGGCTGCTCATGGGCTACGGCGTCGTCTCCTCCTCGCTGGTAGTCTCCTTCGGCAGGCTCTCCGACATGTACGGCAGGGTCAAGCTGTACAGGCTCGGCTTCGTGATATTCACCGTGGGCTCGGTGCTCCTCTCAATAACTCCGGGCAGGGGGACGGTGGCCGCGGCCGAGCTCGTGGCCTTCAGGATGGTGCAGGCCGTCGGCGCCGCCCTGCTGATGGCTAACAGCGCCGCCCTCATAACTGACGCGTTCCCCATAACTGAGAGGGGCAGGGCACTCGGCATAAACCAGGTCGCGGGCATGGTAGGCAACCTGGTGGGCCTGATCCTCGGGGGCGTCCTGGCTACAGTTAACTGGAGGCTTGTGTTCATAATAAGCGTCCCCTTCGGCGTGGCTGGGACCGTGTGGTCATACCTGAAGCTCAGGGAACTCTCGAGGCCCAGGAGGGAGGAGAAGGTCGACGTAATCGGTAACCTGACTTTCATTAGCGGCCTGGTGCTCCTGCTGGCTGGCATAACCTATGCCCTGGAGCCCTACCATGGGGAGGCCATGGGCTGGGACAGCCCCAGGGTCATAGCGCTGATGAGCGCCGGGGCCGCGGTGCTTGCAGTGTTCCCGCTCGTGGAGATGAGGGTCCAGTACCCCATGTTCAGGCTCGAGCTGTTCAGGTCAAGGCAGTTCTCGGCCGGGATATTTGCGGCGCTCCTGGCGGGCCTTGCCCTTGGGGGCCTCATGATCACGCTCACGATAATGCTTCAGGGCATCTGGCTCCCGCTCCACGGCTACAGCTACAGCTCGACGCCGTTCTGGGCTGGCATATACATGATGCCCATGCTCTTCGGCTTCGTGGCCCTCGGGCCCCTGAGCGGGGCCCTCTCAGACAAGTACGGGGCCAGGGAGCTGGCCACCGGGGGCATGCTGATAGCGTTTGCAGCTATGATGGCCATGATGACGCTCAACTATAACTTCTCCTACCTGCCCTTCGCCCTGATGATATTTGCTGTGGGCGTCGGCAACGGCATGTTCGTGGCCCCGAACACCGCCTCAATAATGAACGCCGTGCCCCCGGAGCACAGAGGGGTGGCCTCAGGCATGAGGTCGGTCATGACGAGCATGGCAAACACCGTGAGCATAGCCCTCTACTTCTCCCTGCTGCTGAGCGCCTTTGAGGCCAAGCTTCCTTCGGCCATATACTCGTCGCTTGTGAGCGCTGGGTTCCCGCAGGCCCTGGCCCTCGAGGTCTCCAGGATGCCCCCGACCGCGGCCCTGTTCGCGGCCTTCCTCGGCTATAACCCCATGCAGGTGGTCCTCCAGGACCTGCCGCAGGGCGTGGCGAGCAGCATAGAGGCCGGCGACCCCTCGGGCTTTAAGGAGGTGATGAGCAACACCTGGTTCCCTCACGTCATAGCTCCCCCGTTCATGTACGCGCTCAGGTTCACCCTGATGATATCAGGCGTCATAGTGGTGGTGGCGGCTGTGGCCTCCGCCCTCAGGGGCAGGACTGCCCCTCAGAGCCTGGGAGGGAAGTGA
- a CDS encoding DUF72 domain-containing protein, which translates to MLLVGCCGWCLGRQRYYASFNVVELQDTFYEMPDEGRLRSLRGEAPEGFRFTMKAWQAVTHPPGGPTWRRARHRVPEELADRYGNLRTTKENLEAWDVIARAARALGASVVVVQTPPGFGASEDNVRQAAEFFRAVATRDFTIGWEPRGTWRSRPDLIAKVIGDLDGVIHVVDPFRASPAVERPVVYFRLHGIGGGEVNYRYRYTDNDLEALCNKVRGLREAREVYVMFNNVFMKDDASRFKSLCAV; encoded by the coding sequence ATGCTGCTGGTGGGCTGCTGCGGCTGGTGCCTGGGAAGGCAGAGGTATTACGCCAGCTTCAACGTCGTCGAGCTTCAGGACACGTTTTATGAAATGCCTGACGAGGGCAGGCTGAGGTCCCTGAGGGGAGAGGCGCCCGAGGGCTTCAGGTTCACAATGAAGGCGTGGCAGGCGGTCACCCACCCCCCTGGGGGCCCCACGTGGAGGAGGGCCAGGCACAGGGTACCTGAGGAGCTGGCGGACCGCTACGGCAACCTCAGGACAACAAAGGAGAACCTTGAGGCGTGGGACGTGATCGCCAGGGCCGCGAGGGCCCTCGGGGCCTCAGTGGTGGTGGTCCAGACCCCTCCGGGCTTCGGGGCCTCGGAGGACAACGTGAGGCAGGCAGCGGAGTTCTTCAGGGCCGTGGCAACGAGGGACTTCACGATAGGGTGGGAGCCCAGGGGCACGTGGCGCTCAAGGCCGGACCTCATAGCTAAGGTCATAGGGGACCTTGACGGGGTCATACACGTGGTCGACCCATTTAGGGCCAGCCCTGCCGTCGAGAGGCCTGTTGTCTACTTCAGGCTCCACGGCATAGGGGGCGGGGAGGTCAACTATAGGTACAGGTACACGGACAACGATCTTGAGGCGCTCTGCAACAAGGTCAGGGGGCTCAGGGAGGCCAGGGAAGTCTACGTTATGTTTAACAACGTCTTCATGAAGGACGACGCCTCGCGCTTCAAGTCATTGTGCGCGGTCTAG
- the pgsA gene encoding archaetidylinositol phosphate synthase → MLGKLRKFVNSVAPTTVGKALYKAGVTPDELTYTGLALSALAPLAVYLGKLIMLPFLILLAGLMDVLDGAVARASGRTTAFGSYLDSVTDRVSDAFLFLAMALAGVNQYITMIALAFSLMVSYARAKGELLNVRMEGIGLVERSERLIILFVMSLLLLLRQLLVDNIIMAVVAVLAAATVIQRSVHVKRSIG, encoded by the coding sequence TTGCTCGGCAAGCTGAGGAAGTTCGTTAACTCCGTGGCGCCGACGACCGTGGGCAAGGCCCTTTATAAGGCCGGCGTGACCCCTGACGAGCTCACCTACACGGGCCTCGCCCTCTCCGCCCTGGCGCCCCTCGCGGTTTACCTGGGCAAGCTCATAATGCTGCCGTTCCTAATACTGTTGGCAGGCCTCATGGACGTCCTTGACGGGGCCGTCGCCAGGGCCTCCGGGAGGACCACGGCTTTCGGCTCCTACCTTGACTCTGTGACCGACAGGGTCAGCGACGCCTTCCTGTTCCTGGCCATGGCCCTGGCCGGGGTGAACCAGTACATAACCATGATAGCGCTCGCCTTCTCGCTCATGGTAAGCTACGCCAGGGCCAAGGGCGAGCTGCTCAACGTCAGGATGGAGGGCATAGGCCTTGTCGAGAGGAGCGAGAGGCTTATAATACTCTTCGTCATGTCGCTGCTGCTCCTCCTCAGGCAGCTGCTCGTGGACAACATAATAATGGCGGTAGTGGCCGTGCTGGCCGCCGCCACAGTGATCCAGAGGTCCGTTCACGTCAAGAGGTCGATAGGCTAG
- a CDS encoding polysaccharide deacetylase family protein encodes MRGQPMALFLSSDVEQDAPPYMNTERGIVEGLPRLLELLDELKVRATFFVVGRVAERHPRAVYNIIERGHELGSHGYAHVRLDRVPLREAEDDVRRSLRVLRDFSEVKSFRAPNLKLPRQLLPVLREEGVSVDASLASYKPPFPRGLTVEGGVVRVPATVTSSVLRVPWALQRPLLALMPRVTTLFVHPWEVSGVVHWRPDIWVGTGPRLLGLLRNAVSYMVRRGYRPMTMSEAPSLLGNINFRALAQPGGR; translated from the coding sequence ATGAGAGGTCAGCCGATGGCATTGTTCCTGTCGTCAGACGTGGAGCAGGACGCCCCGCCGTACATGAACACTGAGAGGGGCATCGTCGAGGGCCTGCCCAGGCTGCTGGAGCTGCTGGACGAGCTTAAGGTGAGGGCCACGTTCTTCGTGGTTGGCAGGGTGGCCGAGAGGCACCCAAGGGCTGTCTACAACATAATTGAAAGGGGCCACGAGCTTGGAAGCCACGGCTACGCGCACGTAAGGCTTGACAGGGTCCCCCTCAGGGAGGCCGAGGACGACGTGAGGAGGTCGCTGAGGGTCCTCAGGGACTTCAGTGAGGTCAAGTCATTCAGGGCCCCCAACCTTAAGCTGCCCCGGCAGCTCCTGCCTGTCCTCAGGGAGGAGGGGGTCAGCGTTGACGCCAGCCTGGCCTCCTACAAGCCGCCCTTCCCGCGGGGCCTCACTGTTGAGGGCGGCGTGGTCAGGGTCCCGGCCACGGTGACGAGCAGCGTGCTGCGCGTGCCGTGGGCCCTCCAGAGGCCCCTGCTGGCCCTGATGCCCAGGGTTACCACGCTCTTCGTGCACCCCTGGGAGGTCTCAGGCGTGGTGCACTGGAGGCCCGACATATGGGTCGGCACGGGCCCAAGGCTCCTCGGGCTCCTGAGGAACGCGGTGAGCTACATGGTTAGGAGGGGCTACAGGCCCATGACTATGAGTGAGGCGCCCTCGCTCCTTGGCAATATTAACTTCAGGGCGCTGGCTCAGCCGGGCGGCAGGTGA